DNA sequence from the Streptomyces sp. NBC_01497 genome:
CTCGCGCGGCTCCTCACCGTGACCGAACTCCATTCCTGGGGCGTCCTGCCGGACCTCGCGGAGTGTGCCGAACTCGTCGTCGGCGAACTCGCCGCCAATGCTGTGCTCCACGGCCGTGTGAACGGCCGCGACTTCCGGCTCGCGCTCGCCCTCGACCCGGCAGCCGGCCGGCTGACCATCGAGCTCACCGACGCCTGTGGCGAGCACCATCCGCATCTCCCGCCGGCTGCGGCCGAAACCGGTGCGCTGCGGACGGGTGGGCGCGGCCTGCTGCTCGTCGACGCACTCGCCGACCACTGGGAGACCGTCCCCCACCCGCCCAGCGGCAAGACCGTCCGGGCCGTCCTTCTCGCC
Encoded proteins:
- a CDS encoding ATP-binding protein translates to MNQVMRPAQAATTRAFAQLLSSTRRGARLARLLTVTELHSWGVLPDLAECAELVVGELAANAVLHGRVNGRDFRLALALDPAAGRLTIELTDACGEHHPHLPPAAAETGALRTGGRGLLLVDALADHWETVPHPPSGKTVRAVLLAGRAG